One region of Rana temporaria chromosome 9, aRanTem1.1, whole genome shotgun sequence genomic DNA includes:
- the LOC120913279 gene encoding uncharacterized protein LOC120913279, giving the protein MSDSADSDVQQNKRTKRQKSRGPIYTKEENAALVAAVSKEKVTLFCQSVPASEKSAAWERVRDSVNAVSKFHRPTNGVRHRFYDCRATVTKKMQRLRLGQNRGKPIKLREWEAELRDVLLAEDVPGFSSRGQNHRAGDQETSSLEGSAPTPSTSYQQHSGESCIQDPPASASGRTIAPPQDQQYHPERRVQCSPHSPVLLLERLEIQPEITPIIPQTPDFSPGPEEEHRGQGSFIQPPHALMPPTAVPPFPTVQEIILRELIELRCDNRKLQRKVKRLTRLTHQLSRQQTESFEIILARASQQHN; this is encoded by the exons atgTCAGATAGTGCGGACTCAGATGTGCAGCAGAACAAGCGAACCAAGAGACAGAAATCAAGGGGACCCATATATACCAAAGAGGAGAATGCTGCATTGGTTGCTGCAGTATCAAAAGAAAAAGTGACACTCTTCTGCCAATCCGTGCCAGCATCTGAGAAGTCAGCAGCCTGGGAACGAGTCCGGGACTCCGTGAATGCGGTCTCCAAGTTTCACAGGCCCACCAATGGCGTCAGACACAg GTTCTATGATTGTCGGGCAACGGTTACAAAGAAGATGCAGAGGCTTCGACTAGGACAAAACCGAGGAAAGCCTATCAAGTTGCGAGAGTGGGAGGCGGAGCTAAGAGATGTCCTTCTGGCAGAGGATGTCCCTGGATTCAGCAGCAGGGGTCAAAATCATAGAGCTGGTG ATCAAGAAACATCATCCTTGGAAGGATCAGCTCCAACTCCAAGTACATCCTATCAACAACATTCTGGTG AAAGCTGCATTCAAGACCCTCCAGCATCGGCTTCTGGCAGGACCATTGCTCCTCCTCAGG ATCAGCAATACCACCCTGAGAGGAGAGTACAGTGCAGCCCGCACTCTCCTGTTCTTCTTTTGGAGAGGCTGGAGATTCAGCCAGAGATTACCCCTATCATTCCCCAGACTCCTGATTTCTCCCCCGGCccagaggaggagcacagaggacaagGTTCATTCATTCAGCCACCCCATGCCCTGATGCCACCTACTGCTGTACCGCCTTTCCCAACTGTGCAGGAGATCATTCTGAGGGAGCTTATAGAATTAAGGTGTGACAACCGAAAACTACAACGAAAGGTCAAAAGGCTTACCCGGCTTACCCATCAGTTGAGCAGGCAGCAAACTGAGAGTTTTGAAATAATTTTGGCCCGGGCAAGCCAACAACACAATTAG